In Alkalihalobacillus sp. FSL W8-0930, a single window of DNA contains:
- a CDS encoding HAMP domain-containing sensor histidine kinase yields the protein MSIRLNLYIILIFTAITPFIVTFLFYVQLTGWYEVEKSDSEMRALLRASEISALMKNNSDKVHQGGALKKAIEDELEPDESITVYSSNFNPLFTTSEQGVSSQGRTSNQVMRGLFELKTTIRGHTYKEPIFGSNNGSIVAYFVLETERTAVQEKTIETYWIAILVFLFAVLGTLTLVHYWLKRRMISPINYLLGEMRGIGEGNLNEDVQFVKKQKGEMGQLISGFEDMNHRLIEAKKNEEEEVANQQRLIAAISHDLRTPLTSIRAYAEGMNVHRDKQEDYAKVILTKTAFMQKLIDDLLAYSAIQASSFTLDLAEVEAEELAELMVDGYEEQDRSVTFSLTTAVEQSTVRCDVNRLIQVMDNLVTNAIRYSDKDGKVSILITNQSSYLPTFVAYQPDRLYFLVSDRGRGIPKEEQERIFSSFYQIEHARKQNHSTGVGLGLSICQELVTKHGGSMNVYSKGTGSTFYFSIPCLSDTPNRKDDEE from the coding sequence ATGAGTATTCGTCTTAATTTATACATTATTTTAATTTTTACAGCTATTACTCCATTTATTGTTACATTTTTATTTTATGTTCAGTTAACAGGCTGGTATGAGGTAGAGAAGTCTGACTCGGAGATGCGTGCCCTACTACGCGCGTCGGAAATCAGTGCGTTAATGAAGAATAATAGTGATAAAGTTCACCAAGGCGGTGCACTGAAAAAGGCAATTGAAGACGAACTGGAACCAGATGAATCAATTACTGTGTATTCATCAAATTTCAACCCATTGTTCACGACTAGCGAACAAGGTGTCTCTAGTCAAGGAAGAACGTCAAACCAAGTAATGAGGGGTTTGTTTGAGCTAAAAACAACCATACGTGGTCATACATATAAAGAACCGATTTTTGGCAGCAATAACGGGTCCATCGTCGCTTACTTTGTACTAGAAACAGAGCGAACGGCTGTTCAAGAAAAAACAATTGAAACGTATTGGATTGCCATCCTTGTGTTTTTATTTGCTGTACTAGGCACTCTTACATTAGTTCATTATTGGTTAAAGCGTCGAATGATCTCACCTATTAATTATTTGCTCGGTGAAATGCGAGGCATTGGCGAAGGAAACTTAAATGAAGATGTACAATTTGTCAAAAAGCAAAAAGGTGAGATGGGGCAATTAATCTCAGGATTCGAGGATATGAACCATCGTCTAATCGAGGCGAAGAAGAACGAGGAAGAGGAAGTGGCAAATCAGCAACGGCTAATTGCTGCGATTTCCCATGATTTACGCACACCTCTAACATCTATTAGGGCCTATGCAGAAGGAATGAATGTACACCGCGATAAACAGGAAGATTATGCAAAAGTTATTTTAACTAAAACAGCCTTTATGCAAAAATTGATTGATGATTTACTGGCCTATTCCGCAATTCAAGCATCAAGCTTTACACTTGATTTAGCTGAGGTGGAAGCAGAAGAATTAGCTGAATTAATGGTTGATGGGTACGAGGAACAGGACCGTTCCGTTACGTTTTCACTCACAACAGCTGTGGAGCAATCAACGGTTCGTTGTGACGTAAACCGGCTGATTCAAGTAATGGATAATTTAGTGACAAATGCAATCCGTTACTCAGATAAGGATGGAAAGGTTTCCATATTGATTACAAATCAAAGCTCTTACTTGCCGACGTTTGTTGCTTATCAGCCTGACCGTTTATATTTTCTGGTGTCAGATCGTGGCAGGGGAATACCTAAAGAAGAGCAGGAGCGAATTTTTTCGTCATTTTATCAAATTGAACATGCGAGAAAACAAAACCATTCAACAGGAGTCGGCTTAGGCTTATCAATCTGTCAGGAGCTTGTTACAAAGCACGGTGGCTCCATGAATGTATATTCTAAGGGCACAGGAAGTACGTTCTATTTTTCTATTCCATGCCTATCAGACACCCCGAACAGAAAGGACGATGAAGAATGA
- a CDS encoding genetic competence negative regulator: MRLERLAVDKFKVFLTFDDMQDRGITKEDLWQDVPKVHDLFRDMMLEADDELGFKVDGPIAVEVFAMPAQGMVFIVSKGQADDDFDDEGFEEGFIEMQVTLDETDEIFYELDHFEAAIGLASRLYSFGVKGGRLYSFQNRYFMKFDEYDIEDVNESALIALLAEFGNPSTISSFRVNEYGKQLMETNAVEQLYDYFIRK, encoded by the coding sequence ATGCGTCTAGAGCGATTAGCTGTTGATAAATTTAAAGTGTTTTTAACTTTTGATGATATGCAAGATCGAGGGATAACGAAAGAAGATTTATGGCAGGATGTTCCAAAAGTACATGATCTTTTTCGTGACATGATGTTAGAAGCAGATGATGAGCTAGGGTTTAAAGTGGACGGTCCAATCGCTGTTGAGGTATTTGCCATGCCAGCGCAAGGAATGGTCTTTATTGTAAGCAAGGGTCAAGCAGATGATGACTTTGATGATGAAGGATTTGAAGAAGGCTTTATCGAGATGCAAGTAACCCTCGATGAGACAGATGAGATCTTTTATGAACTTGATCACTTTGAAGCAGCAATCGGTTTGGCTTCTAGATTATATTCATTTGGCGTTAAAGGTGGAAGACTGTATTCCTTCCAGAATCGCTATTTTATGAAGTTTGATGAATACGATATTGAGGATGTCAACGAGTCAGCTCTTATTGCTTTACTTGCTGAATTTGGGAATCCTTCTACGATTTCCTCATTTAGGGTGAATGAGTACGGGAAGCAATTGATGGAAACAAACGCAGTTGAACAACTATATGATTACTTTATTAGGAAATAG
- a CDS encoding response regulator transcription factor, with protein MENSILIIEDDQEIAKIIQDYLEREGYATVWQDAGDKGLIAFHEQPFSLVLVDLMLPGKNGFEVCQEIRETSEVPIIVVSAKQSDLDKIHSLGIGADDYVTKPFSPLELVARIRAQIRRHHSYQSKLLQQTQRELSFQEVSVDQSGRTVSLNGQYIPLTAKEYELFIFLAKNPGQVFTKEQLYRQIWHQADYEDIRTVTVHIKNIRHKLKDGKKFPKYIETVWGVGYKFIGHQHEYSS; from the coding sequence TTGGAAAACTCTATTTTAATCATAGAAGATGATCAGGAAATTGCGAAAATCATACAAGACTATCTAGAAAGAGAAGGATATGCAACGGTTTGGCAGGATGCAGGAGATAAAGGATTGATCGCCTTTCATGAACAACCTTTTTCCTTAGTATTGGTTGACTTAATGCTACCTGGAAAAAATGGATTTGAAGTTTGCCAGGAGATTCGAGAAACGAGCGAAGTTCCAATTATTGTTGTAAGTGCAAAACAAAGTGATCTTGATAAAATACATAGCCTTGGTATTGGGGCAGATGATTATGTAACTAAACCATTTAGTCCACTTGAGCTTGTGGCGAGAATCAGAGCGCAAATTCGGCGTCATCATAGCTACCAATCTAAACTCCTCCAACAAACACAAAGAGAATTAAGCTTTCAAGAGGTTAGCGTCGATCAAAGTGGAAGAACCGTCTCACTTAATGGCCAATATATTCCGCTAACAGCTAAAGAATACGAGCTATTTATCTTTTTGGCAAAAAATCCTGGTCAAGTATTTACAAAAGAGCAACTCTATAGGCAGATTTGGCACCAAGCAGATTATGAGGACATTCGAACCGTCACGGTCCACATTAAAAATATCCGTCACAAACTAAAGGATGGAAAGAAGTTTCCTAAATATATTGAAACGGTGTGGGGAGTAGGCTACAAGTTTATAGGTCATCAACATGAGTATTCGTCTTAA